Below is a genomic region from Telmatobacter sp. DSM 110680.
CGATAGAGTTGCTTGTCACACTGGGCGCGAGGACTCCAGACGGCGGGTCCGCGGGAGGTGTTGAGGAGACGGAACTGAATGCCGACGGCATCCGCTACCTCGCCGATAATGCCGCCAAGAGCGTCGACTTCGCGAACGAGGTGGCCCTTAGCGACGCCGCCGATGGCCGGATTGCAGCTCATCTGGGCAATCAGGTCCATATTCATGGTGATGAGCGCGGTTTTCAGGCCCATGCGGGCTGCGGCCATGGCCGCTTCGCAGCCGGCGTGTCCGGCGCCCACGACAACCACGTCATACTGTTCAGTGAAAGACATCCAATCCTATTCTACGGGTTCACAAAGTAATCGGGCTCAGCAAACAGGGGTAATGCCGGATGTAGGGCCAATCCTCAAAGATCGCTGCAATTTCTCTATAATGGCCGCATTCCCCGATCCGGCCAGGGCATAGGAGCGCCCCCAAATGAGCACCTGCATGTGCGGCAATCCGATAGACACGATCGGCACCATGTGTTCGCGGTGCGGAGCGTTGCAGACGCTGGGCCTGGACATGACTGCGTCGGCGGCGGAGATTGAAAGCACCTACACGACCCTCGTCAAGGTCTGGCATCCTGACCGTTTTCAGACGGACCCGAAGATGAAAGGTGCGGCAGAAGAGAAGCTGAAGGAGATAAACGCGGCGCACGATTATTTGACCGCAACGCCTCGGGTTGAGAAATCAACGAGGCCTCAGCCAACTGCCCAGAAGATGGAACCTGCAGAGGAGTTAGAAGAAGCGCCAGCTTCCACTTTTATTCCGATGGAATCTTCCGACGAAGAGGAGCCGGAAGAAGTGCGGCGGATCATGAAGCGCTTGAATAAGCAGTCCCAGCCGAAAACTCTCGCCAAGGTACTGTTTGCCCTTACTGCAATTGCCGGGTCTGGATTAGTGTTGTTTACGCTGGATCTCTTCCTCTCGACGAATTCAAGCACCTCGCGGGGTTATGACCAGTTCAAAGCAGAAATTGCGCAGGACCTCCGCGCCAAGGGAATCCTTTCGTCCAACGCGCCCGAATCCAAGGACTCGAATGCGCAGCAGGCCCCCGAGCCGAACCCTTCCGCGGCTGCACCGGCCGGCAAACCAGACGCAAAGGCTGAAAGTCTTTCAGGAAGTCACAGTCCTGCGAAGGCTACAAATGGGGTAAAACCGTATGTCACATCGGGATTGACTCCCACCGAGGTGCTTTCGATCCTCGGGAATCCGACCTCATCCTCAGGAGAAAAAATGTTCTACAAGGGGTCGGAGATTGATTTCAAAAACGGACAAGTGGCGGGATGGAAGATCGATCCGCAGACTTCCCCAATCCGGGTGAAATTGTGGCCGAGCGCGGCGCCTGTTCCCGGCGTTACGACTTTTGCCGTCGGCTCTTCAATGAGCGATGTCATCACGGTTCAGGGAACTCCTACGCTGTTTTCCGACAGCCAGTTTGGTTATGGCAAATCGCTGGTTTTCTTTCAGAACGACAAAGTTGTTGGCTGGAAGGAAGATCCGGGATCGGTCCGCCTGAGGGTCGTGGCTCACTAGAGTCCTCGACATGGCGGAGACGGATCATTGCGGGAATCCGCTGGTAGGATGCACTCAAAGCACGACAATTTCATCCAATAAGCAGGAGGAATTGCCGCATGGGCCCGTCGGAAAATCAGAGAGAGCCGCAAGAAAACTCCATTCCTGCATCGGCGGACACGTCGAGTGCTGAGGTGCAGAAGTCAGCACAGTCTCCGATTTCATCGCAGTCCCCGGAGGAGCTAAAGGAAGAGAGTCGCAAGATTCGGCGCCTGCAGATCATGATGAGCATGGTGACGCAGGTTATCGCTCAGGACTCATCGCTGACGGTGGATGAGGCTTCAGAGATGGTGGCCGACACACGCAAGGCCGCGCTGGCGATGTTTCCGGATAAGGAACTTGCGTTTGACCTGATCTACTGGCCGCGATTACAGCGGCTGATGCGGGAGCGCTATCGGATGCAGTGAATACAGTGGTCAGAGAACAGTGAACAGTGAACAGTGATCAGACCAGTCACCACGACTCAAGGATCTCAGTTGGCCAGCCTTTGTATCGAAGTGCGGTTTCCGCAATCTTGACGAGGCAAACCTAAATCCGTTCGACCGTCTGCCCGCCGATCACTGTCACTTGTTGTCGTTGCCGATTAGGCGGAAGGTGATAGTTCCCCAGAAGAGCTTGGCGCGCATCTGCACGGGGAGACGGCGGTCGTCGTCGGTGTACCAGATCCAGATATTTCCACGGTTCTTAACCACGCCGGCGTCGGCTGTGGGTTGAACGCGAATGGTCTTGAAGGTACCCAGCGTGGTTTTGATGACCTCGCGACCTTCGATCTTCATCGTGACCGGCACGTTGTGCATGGCGTCTACGACGGGCATGACGAAGTCGTGGCCAATTTCCATCGGCTGGGATGAGGCGTAGAAGACGCCTGTTAGAAGATCGGTCATGCAACTGGGAATAGGCGATTCAACGTGCTTTGATTGGCCCGTGACAAGATTCTTTTCGTCAAGAATCGACTTGGATTGGGGATAGTCCATTTTGAGCGTGGAGTTGACCTTGCGACGTCCTTCCACAGTCTGCTTGTCGAACTCGTAGGTGCAGCCCTTGGCGCGGTCGAAGGTGGACTGAAACTGATCGCTAGCGTGGAAGAGCAGGTTGATGGCACCGGCGGTGTCGGCATTGGCTGAGAGTTTCTCGCGATCCCCGATGGCTTCAAAATGAATGACTGCGGTTCCGGCGGAAAAGACGCGCCAGTCAACCGAGTAAGTGAGCGTCTGATTCTGCGGAAAGCTGTATCCAGCGCGCGGCGATGGAAGTTGCGGTAAAGACGCCAGAGCGGGAGAGGGCTGCTGGGTATACGCAAGCGGAGCGAAGGCAAGAGCGCAAAAAATTGTTTGAGTGATCGCGCGCATTCTCACCGTTGAGGTTTGCTCCTTTAAGGATTTGACTGAAATGGCAGTGAAAACGGCTAACCCCTGTCTACCGTTCAGAGCAATTTAATGCGGCACGTTCAGGAACAAACCCAGCAGCGGCCGAAGGAAGAACAGGCTGAGGTATAGCAGGGCGGCTCCTATGAATGAATTGTACTCGCGATGCCTTAAATAGAGGTCAGCAGAGAACTTGCCGGACGAAACTTCGGTCAGGGTGGCAGCGGAAGGTGCCGGGATAAGGCGAGGAAGGAGGCGCGGGACCCGGCGGCAGTAATCGGGAAAATCAGGGAAAGTCGAGCGCAGGAAGCGTTCCTCCGAGGCGATGACCGGGACATAAATGATCAGGAACATGGCAGTCAGCATGGCGGCGACGGGCCAACTGAGGAGGGCGACGGCAAATCCGGCAGCGATGAGGATCGAACCGAGGTAAAGGGGGTTGCGGGTATAGGCGTAGGGTCCGGTCTGGGTGAGTTCGCGATTCTTTTTGACGTAGCCGGACGCATAGGCACGAAGCCAGAGGCCCGGCAGGACGAGAAGCAGACTCCACGCAATCGCGGCGGGACGGGGCTCACGGCGCCATAGTTCGAAGAGATACAGCGCCGCCGTGAGGAAGCCGAGAGGAACGCGAATGCGCCGAGCCACCTTCTGCCACCGTTCGACGCCTTTCAGTTGCGCGCCTTCAAGTTTCGGACTTTGTTCCTGCTGGGTCATCGGGCCGCTTCAGAATAAAGCAGTTCGTCGGCAGCCTGGAGCACATCTTCCGGCGTGATGGTGAGAAGTCCTGCCTCCGGGGCTTCATGGCGGGTATGATCGCGGCGGCTTTCTGGACTGCGCAACACCTTGAATTGCGTACCGTAGGGACCGTTGCGGCTCGGGTCTGTGGGGCCATAGATGCCGACGACAGGCCGGCCTAGCGCACAGGCCAGGTGGAGTGGTCCGGTGTCCCCGGCAATAGCCAGACTTACCCTGCGCGTTATGGCGATGAGTTGTTCGATCGAGCAGAGCAGCGGAGTGGCGCCGCCTCCGGTCTTCTGGGAGATGGTGTCGGCGAGAAACACTTCACCCGGCCCGGCGTTGACGAGAACGCGATAACCGCGATTGAGAAGCGCGCGGGCAACGTCGGCATAGCGCTCCACCGGCCAGCGTTTCGCGCCCCATCCGGCACCGGGGTTGATAAGGACAACGTGAGAAGCAGCATCAGAGGAAAGGAGTTCGTCGGCCCATGTTTCCGCGCCGGGATCAACGGGCAGCCATGGCTGAACGGGGATGAGGTCATCTCCGGCAATGGCAGACGCGAGTTCAATGTCCTGTTCAATCACGTGTGGCGTGCGGGTTTCGATGCGCTCTGTAAAGAGCCATCGTGCAAGGCGTTCGCGGGGACTTGATTCGCCGATGAACCGGCGACCCGCGGCCATGCGACTGATCACCGCCGAACGCAGCGCGCCCTGCAGATCGAGAACGGCGTCGTAATGCTGGCTTTTGAGATTGCGGCGAAGGGCACTGATTTCGATTCGAGTTGATGGCGCTAGAGGATTTTTGCGCCACTGCTTGGACGCTGCGAAGTGCAGGCGATCTACGAGCGGCTGCATGGCTTGATGTTTACCCGTATCGCGACCGGTGCTTCCTTCAGCCGCGAGAAGTGCCCGCCATGTTGGCTCGACCACCCATTCAATGCCCCATCCGGGATGGGCCATGCGCAGAGCGGTGACGGCCGGAAGGGCATGGAGAATATCGCCCATGGCACCGAGACGGACCACGAGCAGGCGAAACTTGGACTGCGTTTGCAAATTCTGATTTTCTCACAGGCGCGTCTTCAAAAGGACGAGTGATCCAGCGACTAGCGCTGTGACGCTTTGCGATGGCCCTCGGCTAAACGCGTGCTTGAAAGCAATCCTTCAAGCGCCATGACAGCATTTTCTTCGTCTTCAATCTCAACATTGAGACGGGCGACTTCGAGTGGAAGTCCAGCCGGGAATGTCGACTTGAGATTGCGCAGGCGAATCTCGTCCTTTTCTGTCGTTATCAGAGCTATGGCTCCCTTCCTGCGTGCCGATGCAATGAGGCTCTCAATATCGCTCGCTCCATAGCGATGGTGGTCGGCGAAGACCATCTCGGCGGCAAGCGAAAGTCCAGCTGACCGGAGGCCCGCGAAAAACTGCTCAGGCCGCGCGATGCCGCAGAAGGCGACGACGGGGCCGGTGATCTGTGGAATCTCCATGCGCCGGTGAAGTTGCCAGATAGGCCCAGTCCAGCCCCATGAGCGAAGTTCGGCGTCGAATCCGGAGTCGCTCGCAGGTATCGCCAAAACTTTCGCTCGATTTGCCGCGCTTCGAGGCTCGCGAAGGTTGCCGGCGGGAAGAAGATGATCTTGCCAGTCCTGGCGATCGACGAGCAGGATGTCAATTTCGCGACCGAGTTGCCTGTGTTGAAAACCGTCGTCAAGGATGAACACGGAAGGAACCTGATCTGCGGACAACTCGCCGCCTTGCTGAATGAATTGCTGCTCGGCCAGACGTCCGGCATCATAACGCTCCGCCGCGACATAGACTGGCACGCCGGACTTACGCGCAATCAACAGAGGCTCATCCCCGTATTCGTCCGCCGTTCCATCGGGATCGACAAGAGAGGATTCCCGGCTTGTGCGCCCGTAACCTCGAGACAGTAA
It encodes:
- the lpxK gene encoding tetraacyldisaccharide 4'-kinase, translating into MKRPLLLPLVPLYATGLALRELRLNRGWEQTRWLWYPVISIGNLSTGGSGKTPFAITLARLLSARGFHVDLLSRGYGRTSRESSLVDPDGTADEYGDEPLLIARKSGVPVYVAAERYDAGRLAEQQFIQQGGELSADQVPSVFILDDGFQHRQLGREIDILLVDRQDWQDHLLPAGNLREPRSAANRAKVLAIPASDSGFDAELRSWGWTGPIWQLHRRMEIPQITGPVVAFCGIARPEQFFAGLRSAGLSLAAEMVFADHHRYGASDIESLIASARRKGAIALITTEKDEIRLRNLKSTFPAGLPLEVARLNVEIEDEENAVMALEGLLSSTRLAEGHRKASQR
- a CDS encoding DnaJ domain-containing protein, yielding MSTCMCGNPIDTIGTMCSRCGALQTLGLDMTASAAEIESTYTTLVKVWHPDRFQTDPKMKGAAEEKLKEINAAHDYLTATPRVEKSTRPQPTAQKMEPAEELEEAPASTFIPMESSDEEEPEEVRRIMKRLNKQSQPKTLAKVLFALTAIAGSGLVLFTLDLFLSTNSSTSRGYDQFKAEIAQDLRAKGILSSNAPESKDSNAQQAPEPNPSAAAPAGKPDAKAESLSGSHSPAKATNGVKPYVTSGLTPTEVLSILGNPTSSSGEKMFYKGSEIDFKNGQVAGWKIDPQTSPIRVKLWPSAAPVPGVTTFAVGSSMSDVITVQGTPTLFSDSQFGYGKSLVFFQNDKVVGWKEDPGSVRLRVVAH
- a CDS encoding DUF3108 domain-containing protein, translating into MRAITQTIFCALAFAPLAYTQQPSPALASLPQLPSPRAGYSFPQNQTLTYSVDWRVFSAGTAVIHFEAIGDREKLSANADTAGAINLLFHASDQFQSTFDRAKGCTYEFDKQTVEGRRKVNSTLKMDYPQSKSILDEKNLVTGQSKHVESPIPSCMTDLLTGVFYASSQPMEIGHDFVMPVVDAMHNVPVTMKIEGREVIKTTLGTFKTIRVQPTADAGVVKNRGNIWIWYTDDDRRLPVQMRAKLFWGTITFRLIGNDNK
- a CDS encoding isoprenylcysteine carboxylmethyltransferase family protein produces the protein MTQQEQSPKLEGAQLKGVERWQKVARRIRVPLGFLTAALYLFELWRREPRPAAIAWSLLLVLPGLWLRAYASGYVKKNRELTQTGPYAYTRNPLYLGSILIAAGFAVALLSWPVAAMLTAMFLIIYVPVIASEERFLRSTFPDFPDYCRRVPRLLPRLIPAPSAATLTEVSSGKFSADLYLRHREYNSFIGAALLYLSLFFLRPLLGLFLNVPH
- a CDS encoding glycosyltransferase family 9 protein, translated to MQTQSKFRLLVVRLGAMGDILHALPAVTALRMAHPGWGIEWVVEPTWRALLAAEGSTGRDTGKHQAMQPLVDRLHFAASKQWRKNPLAPSTRIEISALRRNLKSQHYDAVLDLQGALRSAVISRMAAGRRFIGESSPRERLARWLFTERIETRTPHVIEQDIELASAIAGDDLIPVQPWLPVDPGAETWADELLSSDAASHVVLINPGAGWGAKRWPVERYADVARALLNRGYRVLVNAGPGEVFLADTISQKTGGGATPLLCSIEQLIAITRRVSLAIAGDTGPLHLACALGRPVVGIYGPTDPSRNGPYGTQFKVLRSPESRRDHTRHEAPEAGLLTITPEDVLQAADELLYSEAAR